One window of Polynucleobacter sp. HIN5 genomic DNA carries:
- a CDS encoding RsmB/NOP family class I SAM-dependent RNA methyltransferase has product MTRFSSNTSKQISKEKKYAKSKDAKAPVLINPQGQKNYSHAKALPQHVLHLEQLLPELLQFNQPADRVVSRYFRAHPKLGNRDRALIAEAAFSVLRRKQEFSQFAASGSGSLARRLALLGLVSALSEGGLGTANRLESALADLAFVVQKEEYEWLSRFGQVDRDALGRLVKHNLPEWLWNTMVQSFGEEEAGRLAESLMKPAPLDLRVNTLKTSRDQLLMQMNQSANRFEAHPTPYSQEGIRIFGKPALQSSTWMKDGLFEVQDEGSQILCHLLDPKRGEMVVDFCAGAGGKTLALGAMMRNTGRLYAFDTSERRLANLKPRLARSGLSNVHPMWIDSERDPRIKRLAGKIDRVLVDAPCSGLGTLRRNPDLKWRQTPTEIAKLAPTQLSILESAARLLKPGGRLVYATCSLLDQENQELVNLFLEKHPDFELLSAKEVLGHHFLHDGIPIGTSKDKPWWQLLPSRHGTDGFFGAILQRKP; this is encoded by the coding sequence ATGACGCGATTCTCCTCTAACACTTCAAAGCAGATTTCGAAAGAAAAGAAGTATGCAAAGAGTAAGGATGCCAAAGCGCCTGTATTGATTAATCCCCAAGGACAAAAAAATTACTCGCATGCAAAGGCATTACCGCAGCACGTTTTGCATCTCGAACAGTTGCTCCCCGAATTATTGCAATTTAATCAGCCTGCTGATCGGGTTGTTAGTCGTTACTTTCGGGCGCATCCTAAATTAGGTAATCGGGATCGTGCCTTAATCGCTGAGGCTGCGTTTTCTGTATTGCGCCGCAAGCAGGAGTTTTCTCAATTTGCAGCCAGTGGCTCTGGTTCCTTAGCTCGCCGCTTAGCCTTGCTGGGCCTGGTTTCAGCCTTATCCGAAGGGGGGCTTGGGACCGCAAATCGGCTAGAGAGCGCACTCGCTGATTTGGCCTTTGTTGTCCAAAAGGAGGAGTATGAATGGCTCAGTCGTTTTGGCCAAGTTGATCGTGATGCGCTGGGGCGATTGGTAAAACATAATTTGCCGGAATGGCTTTGGAACACGATGGTTCAGTCTTTTGGTGAGGAAGAGGCTGGTCGTTTGGCTGAGTCTCTTATGAAGCCGGCGCCACTGGATTTGCGTGTGAACACTTTAAAGACCTCGCGCGATCAATTACTGATGCAAATGAATCAAAGTGCGAATCGGTTTGAGGCCCACCCAACACCTTACTCTCAAGAGGGAATTCGTATTTTTGGGAAACCTGCTTTACAAAGCTCGACCTGGATGAAAGACGGCTTGTTTGAGGTCCAGGATGAGGGTAGCCAAATCTTGTGTCACTTGCTCGATCCCAAGCGGGGAGAAATGGTGGTTGATTTTTGTGCTGGAGCCGGTGGCAAGACTTTGGCCCTGGGTGCGATGATGCGCAATACCGGCCGCCTTTATGCATTTGATACCTCAGAGCGACGCTTAGCCAACTTAAAACCGCGCTTAGCGCGAAGCGGCCTATCCAATGTGCATCCCATGTGGATTGATAGTGAGAGAGACCCCAGAATTAAGCGCCTTGCAGGAAAAATTGATCGGGTCTTAGTGGATGCTCCTTGCAGTGGATTGGGGACCTTGCGACGCAATCCCGACCTCAAGTGGCGCCAAACGCCAACCGAGATCGCCAAATTAGCTCCTACCCAACTATCTATTTTGGAGTCGGCAGCCCGTTTGCTAAAGCCAGGGGGGCGACTGGTTTATGCCACCTGCAGCCTCTTAGATCAAGAAAATCAAGAGCTTGTGAACCTTTTCCTCGAAAAACATCCCGATTTTGAGCTTTTATCCGCTAAAGAGGTCCTCGGGCATCATTTTTTACATGATGGAATTCCGATTGGCACCAGTAAGGACAAGCCTTGGTGGCAACTTTTGCCTTCTAGGCATGGAACCGACGGATTCTTTGGGGCAATTTTGCAGCGAAAGCCTTAA
- the dut gene encoding dUTP diphosphatase, protein MQVLQVKILDERMRSQMPSYGTPGSAGLDLRACIDQAIELVPGQTELIPTGLAIYIEDPRYAAMILPRSGLGHKHGIVLGNLVGLIDSDYQGQLMVSAWNRGSTAFRLEPMERLAQLVIVPVLQVELKVVSEFESSTRGTGGFGSTGRG, encoded by the coding sequence GTGCAAGTTCTTCAAGTCAAAATCCTCGATGAGCGGATGCGCTCTCAAATGCCTAGCTATGGCACCCCAGGCAGTGCTGGATTGGATTTGCGGGCCTGCATTGACCAGGCAATCGAGCTTGTACCAGGTCAAACTGAGCTCATTCCAACAGGTCTGGCAATTTATATTGAAGATCCCCGCTATGCTGCGATGATTCTGCCGCGCTCAGGACTGGGTCATAAACACGGGATTGTGTTGGGCAACCTGGTCGGATTAATTGATTCGGATTACCAAGGTCAATTGATGGTGAGTGCTTGGAACCGAGGCTCTACCGCGTTTCGGTTAGAACCGATGGAGCGTTTAGCGCAGCTCGTAATCGTTCCAGTGCTTCAAGTGGAACTCAAAGTGGTTAGTGAATTCGAGAGTAGTACCCGGGGTACGGGTGGCTTTGGGAGCACTGGACGCGGATAA
- the purN gene encoding phosphoribosylglycinamide formyltransferase translates to MHSIVSLISGRGSNFEAIYKAAKAKSWDVRFSGLIANQPEAKGLEFAKSVGIPTAVIHHRSYLSREAFDEALMQQIDAFGADLVVLAGFMRILTPGFIGHYEGRMMNIHPSLLPRFPGLHTHERALEAGDRVHGATVHFVSAGVDEGPIICQSEVPVLPTDTPSELAARVLKTEHQIYPLAVEWFIEGRLQIAGNRVSVDPPELQYIPFP, encoded by the coding sequence ATGCATTCAATCGTTTCTTTAATTTCAGGGCGTGGCTCTAATTTCGAGGCAATTTACAAGGCCGCAAAAGCAAAATCATGGGATGTGCGATTTAGTGGCTTAATTGCCAATCAGCCCGAGGCCAAGGGACTCGAATTTGCAAAGTCGGTTGGCATTCCCACCGCGGTGATTCATCACCGGAGCTATTTAAGCCGGGAGGCCTTTGACGAGGCATTGATGCAGCAAATTGATGCCTTTGGTGCAGATCTCGTTGTTTTGGCTGGTTTTATGAGGATCCTAACCCCAGGGTTCATTGGGCACTATGAGGGGCGCATGATGAACATCCACCCCTCCTTATTGCCACGTTTTCCTGGTTTGCATACCCATGAACGGGCCTTGGAGGCCGGGGATCGGGTGCACGGTGCCACGGTCCATTTTGTCAGCGCTGGCGTAGATGAGGGCCCCATTATTTGTCAAAGTGAGGTCCCTGTTCTACCTACCGATACACCAAGCGAGTTGGCTGCGCGGGTTTTAAAGACGGAGCATCAAATTTATCCATTAGCGGTTGAGTGGTTTATTGAGGGGCGTTTACAGATTGCGGGTAATCGAGTGAGTGTTGACCCACCTGAGTTACAGTACATTCCTTTTCCATAA
- the coaBC gene encoding bifunctional phosphopantothenoylcysteine decarboxylase/phosphopantothenate--cysteine ligase CoaBC encodes MASLANKKIVLGISGGIAAYKSAELVRALIQEGAEVQVVMSESAMQFITPVTMQALSGKPVFSSQWDPRISNNMAHIELSRKADAILIAPASADLMAKLSLGLADDLLTTMCLARDCPLLIAPAMNLQMWAHPATQRSLKRLQDDGVTILGPGSGDQACGEVGMGRMLEPSELCEQLVAFFQPQVLSGKRVLITAGPTFEAIDPVRGITNLSSGKMGFAIAQAAVEAGAEVHLIAGPCDLPTPLQSTGKIKRTNVITGEEMHRATLASANCDVFFAVAAVADWTIANHAPQKIKRQEQSGLHLEFRSNPDILLDMAKLAKRKSKPYCVGFAAETDRLGKHSKEKRIRKGIPMIVGNIGPTTFGLDTNEILVVDEKGSKNLGRASKLELARKLIAIVGSRLP; translated from the coding sequence ATGGCCTCGTTAGCAAACAAAAAAATTGTTTTAGGAATCTCTGGTGGAATTGCGGCGTATAAATCCGCTGAATTGGTACGCGCGCTCATTCAAGAGGGTGCCGAAGTTCAGGTTGTGATGTCAGAATCCGCCATGCAATTCATTACGCCCGTCACCATGCAAGCGCTTAGCGGCAAACCAGTTTTTAGTAGCCAATGGGATCCACGGATTAGCAATAACATGGCGCACATTGAGCTATCCCGTAAGGCTGATGCAATTCTGATTGCCCCTGCTAGCGCCGATCTCATGGCAAAACTATCGTTGGGCTTGGCGGACGATCTGCTAACGACCATGTGCCTAGCACGCGATTGCCCTCTTTTGATTGCGCCCGCCATGAATCTACAAATGTGGGCCCATCCAGCGACCCAACGCAGTCTCAAGCGACTTCAAGACGATGGTGTCACCATTCTTGGCCCTGGTAGTGGTGACCAGGCCTGCGGAGAAGTTGGTATGGGTCGGATGCTGGAGCCCTCCGAGTTATGTGAGCAACTAGTTGCATTTTTTCAGCCACAAGTTTTAAGTGGAAAGCGGGTACTCATTACAGCCGGTCCAACATTTGAGGCCATCGACCCAGTCCGTGGTATTACCAATCTCAGCTCCGGGAAAATGGGATTTGCGATTGCCCAAGCGGCTGTTGAAGCGGGTGCAGAAGTTCACCTGATCGCCGGGCCTTGTGATTTGCCCACTCCTTTGCAAAGCACCGGAAAAATTAAGCGGACGAATGTGATCACGGGCGAAGAGATGCATCGTGCCACGCTCGCCTCTGCAAATTGCGATGTATTTTTTGCGGTTGCTGCCGTTGCCGACTGGACAATTGCCAATCACGCTCCTCAGAAGATAAAGCGTCAAGAGCAGTCTGGGCTGCATTTAGAGTTTCGTTCGAACCCCGACATCTTGCTCGATATGGCCAAGTTGGCTAAGCGCAAATCAAAACCATACTGTGTTGGCTTTGCCGCTGAAACTGATCGTTTAGGTAAACACTCCAAAGAGAAGCGAATTCGCAAGGGCATTCCAATGATTGTGGGAAATATCGGCCCCACGACCTTTGGTCTCGATACCAACGAGATCCTCGTGGTTGATGAAAAAGGCAGTAAAAACCTAGGACGTGCCAGCAAGTTAGAACTTGCCAGAAAACTCATTGCCATCGTTGGCTCCCGCTTACCTTAA
- the lspA gene encoding signal peptidase II: protein MARASSQESSSKWYVLLALGVLIADQITKWWAQMSLPMAQAIKVTDFLNWFLIYNPGAAFSFLSQADGWQRWFFTVIGIVAAVVIIWLLQKNTHDRPFCLALSLILGGAIGNVLDRLLYGAVVDFIDVHYDGWHWPAFNIADSAISIGATLIVINEIRRAIKDRP, encoded by the coding sequence ATGGCTCGAGCATCCTCCCAAGAAAGCTCAAGTAAATGGTATGTACTGCTAGCCCTTGGGGTATTGATTGCTGATCAAATCACCAAGTGGTGGGCCCAAATGAGCCTGCCGATGGCTCAGGCGATCAAGGTCACTGATTTTCTGAACTGGTTCTTAATTTATAACCCGGGTGCTGCCTTCTCTTTCCTGTCTCAGGCAGATGGTTGGCAACGCTGGTTCTTTACCGTCATTGGGATTGTTGCTGCCGTTGTGATTATCTGGCTCTTACAAAAAAATACGCACGATCGTCCGTTTTGCCTTGCCCTTTCCCTGATCCTTGGTGGAGCCATCGGGAATGTTCTAGATCGCTTACTGTACGGCGCTGTGGTTGATTTTATTGATGTGCACTATGACGGTTGGCACTGGCCAGCCTTCAATATTGCTGATAGTGCGATCTCAATTGGTGCTACATTAATTGTTATCAATGAAATACGACGGGCCATTAAAGACCGCCCCTAA
- the ileS gene encoding isoleucine--tRNA ligase, whose protein sequence is MSDKSPNYPVNLLETSFPMRGDLPKREPKWVEEWQRNKVYEAIRKAHAGQPSFILHDGPPYANGDIHIGHAVNKILKDMIVKSRWLMGFDAVYVPGWDCHGMPIEIQIEKQFGKNLPTAEVQAKAREYAQAQVAKQKKDFQRLGVLGEWDQPYLTMDFQNEADEIRALGEIWKKGYVFRGLKPVNWCFDCGSALAEAEVEYQDKTDPAVDVGFAFDSNQNAKLANAFGLKELPNKPGMAVIWTTTPWTLPANQALNVHPDLEYALVETDQRLLLLAKDRVKDCLEQYGLEGKVIASCKGKALEGISFWHPLANLDPGYKRLAPIYCADYVTLDTGTGLVHCAPAYGEDDFKSCKAHGLVDHDIINPVMGDGVYASSLPLFAGQHIWKANPNIVKALGEAGSLLKSKSYTHSYMHCWRHKTPIVYRATSQWFASMDKKPAGEKASLRETALAGVESTHFYPAWGKQRLHSMIANRPDWTLSRQRQWGVPMAFLIHKETGEPHPRTPELLEQVAQLVEKNGIEAWQNLTVESLLGDEASAYEKNRDTLDVWFDSGTTHWHVMRGSHRNALYRQESEGTEGRWADLYLEGSDQHRGWFHSSLLTGAMLDGKPPYRALLTHGFTVDGQGRKMSKSVGNVIAPQEVADKLGAEIIRLWVASTDYSGEMSISDEILKRVVESYRRIRNTLRFLLANLADFDPQVHHLPASDWLEIDRYSVALAADLQNTIETHYRDYEFHPAVSKILAFCSEDLGGFYLDILKDRLYTMPANSVGRRSAQNALFHISQHLLKWLSPFLSFTAEEAWKCYPHFAKSTDSVSIFTEEFGSFPEIKDAQSLLAKWQRIREIRSDITKAIELEREAGKIGSSLQAELLIQVGATDFELLQSIASDLRFVTITSKAEIAKSTDGNIQITVRPSAYQKCARCWHHTADTGSHPNHPDLCGRCISNLDGAGELRLFA, encoded by the coding sequence ATGTCTGATAAATCTCCAAACTACCCGGTCAATTTGCTTGAGACCAGCTTTCCCATGCGCGGTGATTTACCCAAGCGAGAACCCAAATGGGTGGAAGAGTGGCAACGCAATAAGGTCTATGAGGCGATTCGCAAGGCTCACGCTGGCCAGCCAAGTTTTATCTTGCACGATGGCCCTCCCTACGCCAACGGCGATATTCATATTGGTCATGCGGTCAATAAAATTCTGAAAGATATGATCGTCAAGTCCCGTTGGTTAATGGGTTTTGACGCCGTCTATGTGCCAGGCTGGGATTGCCATGGCATGCCCATTGAGATTCAAATTGAAAAACAATTTGGCAAAAACCTACCTACTGCTGAGGTACAAGCCAAAGCTCGTGAATATGCGCAGGCTCAAGTTGCAAAGCAGAAAAAAGATTTTCAACGCTTAGGGGTTCTTGGTGAGTGGGATCAGCCCTACCTCACCATGGATTTTCAAAATGAGGCTGATGAGATTCGTGCGCTTGGTGAGATCTGGAAAAAGGGGTACGTCTTTCGTGGATTAAAACCAGTGAACTGGTGCTTTGATTGCGGCTCAGCCCTAGCCGAAGCAGAAGTGGAATATCAAGATAAAACGGATCCGGCGGTTGATGTTGGTTTTGCCTTTGATTCCAATCAGAATGCAAAACTTGCCAATGCATTTGGTCTCAAAGAACTACCCAATAAACCGGGTATGGCAGTGATTTGGACCACAACCCCATGGACCTTACCAGCGAATCAAGCCTTAAACGTTCACCCCGATCTTGAATATGCGCTAGTTGAAACCGATCAGCGCTTGCTACTACTGGCCAAAGATCGTGTGAAGGATTGCTTGGAGCAATATGGTCTCGAGGGAAAGGTTATAGCAAGTTGTAAGGGAAAGGCGCTTGAGGGAATTTCCTTTTGGCATCCCTTGGCTAATTTAGACCCTGGATACAAACGCTTAGCTCCAATTTACTGCGCTGATTACGTCACACTCGATACGGGAACAGGCCTAGTGCATTGCGCGCCAGCCTATGGTGAAGATGACTTCAAATCCTGCAAGGCCCACGGCTTAGTTGATCACGACATCATCAATCCAGTCATGGGCGATGGTGTGTATGCCTCCTCTTTGCCGCTCTTTGCTGGTCAACATATTTGGAAAGCTAATCCAAACATTGTGAAAGCGCTTGGTGAGGCCGGCAGCCTTCTGAAGAGTAAGTCCTACACACACTCGTATATGCATTGCTGGCGACACAAGACTCCGATCGTCTACCGTGCGACCTCGCAATGGTTTGCGAGCATGGATAAGAAACCAGCTGGCGAGAAGGCCTCATTGCGAGAAACCGCCTTGGCGGGAGTTGAGAGTACGCATTTTTATCCGGCCTGGGGTAAACAACGCTTACACAGCATGATTGCCAACCGTCCCGATTGGACTCTTTCCCGCCAACGGCAATGGGGTGTGCCCATGGCTTTCTTGATTCATAAGGAAACGGGTGAGCCCCATCCCCGCACTCCAGAACTGCTTGAGCAAGTCGCTCAATTGGTTGAAAAAAACGGGATTGAAGCTTGGCAGAATCTAACGGTTGAAAGTTTGCTGGGTGACGAGGCAAGCGCCTATGAGAAAAATCGTGACACGCTGGATGTGTGGTTTGACTCAGGTACAACCCATTGGCATGTCATGCGCGGCTCACATCGCAACGCACTATATCGCCAGGAATCTGAGGGTACAGAAGGTCGTTGGGCAGATCTTTATTTAGAGGGCTCCGATCAACATCGCGGTTGGTTTCATTCATCACTCTTAACGGGTGCCATGCTCGATGGCAAACCCCCGTATCGTGCCCTCTTAACCCATGGCTTTACGGTGGATGGTCAAGGTCGCAAAATGAGTAAGTCAGTGGGCAATGTGATTGCGCCTCAAGAAGTGGCTGACAAACTAGGTGCTGAAATTATTCGCTTGTGGGTTGCCTCGACAGACTACTCGGGAGAGATGTCGATCTCCGATGAGATTTTGAAACGGGTTGTTGAAAGCTATCGACGCATTCGCAATACCTTACGTTTTCTATTAGCAAACCTCGCAGATTTTGATCCTCAGGTGCACCATCTACCTGCCTCCGATTGGCTAGAGATCGATCGCTATAGCGTTGCACTGGCAGCTGACTTACAAAACACCATCGAAACACATTACCGTGATTATGAATTTCATCCAGCGGTCTCAAAAATATTGGCGTTTTGTTCTGAGGATTTGGGTGGCTTCTATTTAGATATTCTGAAAGATCGTCTCTACACCATGCCTGCAAATTCGGTCGGACGACGCTCTGCTCAAAACGCCTTATTTCATATTAGCCAACACTTACTTAAGTGGCTATCGCCCTTCCTGAGTTTCACGGCTGAAGAGGCTTGGAAATGCTACCCACACTTTGCCAAGTCAACCGACAGCGTATCGATCTTCACCGAAGAATTTGGATCCTTTCCTGAAATTAAGGACGCCCAATCCTTGCTTGCTAAATGGCAACGCATTCGTGAAATCCGCTCTGACATTACGAAAGCCATCGAGCTTGAACGTGAAGCCGGGAAGATTGGATCTTCCTTGCAAGCTGAGTTGCTGATCCAAGTGGGTGCGACTGATTTTGAGTTACTGCAATCGATTGCTTCGGATCTTCGCTTTGTAACGATTACCTCAAAAGCGGAGATCGCAAAATCCACCGATGGCAATATTCAGATCACAGTGAGGCCAAGCGCCTACCAAAAATGTGCGCGTTGCTGGCATCACACAGCTGATACTGGATCCCATCCAAACCATCCCGATCTCTGTGGACGCTGCATTAGCAATCTCGATGGCGCCGGTGAACTTCGTCTGTTTGCATAA
- a CDS encoding bifunctional riboflavin kinase/FAD synthetase yields MKVFRRLKPAPTQAPCALTIGNFDGVHRGHQALLHQLVEGARARHLSPCVLTFEPHPREFFSPHDAPPRIQNLRDKLMALGQYAVDSIAIEEFNQPFSQLSPTEFVREILIRKLNTKWLLIGDDFCYGAKRAGNFDSLVAAGKQYGFEVSRIPSILESEERISSSLLRQALDQGDMQRATELLGRPFSISGHVLYGKQLGRTLGFPTINLAVCARHPHAKPVTSGIFVSQVHGLGEKPLPAVSSLGVRPSVESTGQVLLETHIFDFNRSIYGQVVCVELLARLHEERKYPDLTTLQAAIRDDAQKARQYFLKKNSYV; encoded by the coding sequence GTGAAGGTATTTCGAAGACTGAAGCCCGCCCCGACCCAAGCACCATGCGCCCTAACCATAGGTAACTTTGATGGCGTGCATCGCGGCCATCAAGCACTACTGCATCAGTTGGTGGAGGGTGCGCGCGCGCGTCATTTGAGCCCCTGCGTACTCACCTTTGAACCCCACCCGCGAGAATTTTTTTCACCGCACGATGCGCCGCCCCGAATCCAGAATCTGCGCGACAAATTGATGGCCTTAGGTCAATATGCTGTCGATTCGATTGCAATTGAAGAATTTAATCAACCCTTCTCCCAACTCAGTCCCACTGAATTTGTGCGTGAGATATTGATTCGAAAACTGAATACCAAATGGTTGCTAATTGGTGATGATTTCTGTTACGGCGCCAAACGCGCTGGTAATTTTGATAGCTTGGTGGCCGCCGGTAAGCAGTATGGTTTTGAAGTTAGTCGCATCCCAAGCATTCTCGAGAGCGAAGAGCGAATCTCGTCTTCACTACTAAGACAAGCTCTTGATCAGGGTGATATGCAGCGTGCCACAGAACTACTCGGCCGCCCTTTTTCAATTTCGGGTCACGTGTTGTATGGAAAGCAACTGGGACGCACGCTCGGATTTCCTACCATCAATTTAGCGGTTTGCGCACGTCATCCGCATGCCAAACCGGTGACGAGCGGTATTTTTGTGAGTCAAGTGCATGGCTTGGGGGAAAAGCCTTTACCTGCAGTCTCGAGCTTAGGAGTGCGGCCATCCGTCGAGAGTACCGGTCAGGTTCTTTTAGAAACCCACATCTTTGATTTCAACCGATCCATCTATGGTCAAGTGGTTTGCGTAGAATTACTAGCTCGACTGCATGAAGAACGAAAATACCCGGACCTAACCACCCTACAAGCTGCTATTCGAGATGATGCCCAAAAGGCTCGTCAATACTTTCTAAAGAAAAATTCGTATGTCTGA